In a single window of the Salmo trutta chromosome 21, fSalTru1.1, whole genome shotgun sequence genome:
- the LOC115157058 gene encoding E3 ubiquitin-protein ligase MARCH6 isoform X1: protein MDTAEEGDICRVCRSEGTPDKPLYHPCVCTGSIKFIHQECLVQWLKHSRKEYCELCKHRFAFTPIYSPDMPSRLPVQDIFAGLLTSVGTAIRYWFHYTLVAFAWLGVVPLTACRIYKCLFTGSVSSLLTLPLDMLSTENLLADCLQGCFVVTCTLCAFISLVWLREQIVHGGAPQWLEQNQQQPQHAPAPQPNEQAPGPGQGVAENQPAPVAAEPPADNGPAAEVPDIQMDPAEDMELEDEAGAEDVADANNGAQDDMNWNALEWDRAAEELTWERMLGLDGSLVFLEHVFWVVSLNTLFILVFAFCPYHIGHFTVVGLGFEENVRASHFEGLITTIVGYILLAMLLILCHGLAALVRFQRSRHLLGVCYIVVKVSLLVVVEIGVFPLICGWWLDICSLEMFDASLKDRELSFDSAPGTTMFLHWLVGMVYVFYFASFILLLREVLRPGVLWFLRNLNDPDFNPVQEMIHLPIYRHLRRFILSVVVFGSIVLLMLWLPIRTIKLILPAFLPYNVMLYSDAPVSELSLELLLLQVVLPALLEQGHTRQWLKGLVRAWTVTAGYLLDLHSYLLGDQEENDDDADQQANNNQQRRNNNNAIPEGLHAAHQAILQQGGPVGVQPYHRPMKFTFRIVLLIVFMCVTLLVASLACLTLPVFTGRYLMSFWTGSAKIHELYTAACGLYVCWLSIRVITVLLSWMPQGRRAILLKVQEWTLMVMLCNTILKTVVVAVLLAGAIPLLLGLLFEMVIVAPLRVPLDQTPLFYPWQDWALGVLHAKIIAAITLMGPQWWLKTVIEQVYANGIRNIDLHFIIRKLAAPVICVLLVSLCVPYVISAGIVPIVAQYSPGVTMEMQNLVQRRIYPFLLMVVMLLGILSFQIRQFKRLYEHIKNDKYLVGQRLVNYERKAAGRSSTATHSSSSQE from the exons ATGGACACCGCCGAGGAAG GGGATATATGCCGGGTCTGCCGGTCTGAAGGAACCCCGGACAAGCCACTATATCACCCGTGTGTTTGCACAGGAAGTATAAAATTCATCCACCAAGAATG CTTGGTACAATGGCTAAAACACAGCAGAAAAGAATACTGCGAGTTATGCAAACACAGATTTGCTTTTACACCAA TCTATTCTCCAGACATGCCTTCCCGGCTGCCTGTCCAGGACATATTTGCGGGGTTGCTGACGAGTGTAGGCACAGCTATTAGATACTGGTTTCACTACACACTAGTGGCTTTTGCTTGGCTGGGAGTGGTTCCTCTCACAGCAT GTCGCATCTACAAGTGTCTGTTTACCGGCTCTGTGAGCTCACTCCTCACCCTGCCATTAGATATGCTTTCTAC AGAGAACTTGCTGGCGGACTGCTTGCAGGGTTGTTTCGTGGTGACGTGTACGCTCTGCGCCTTCATCAGTCTGGTGTGGCTGCGGGAGCAGATTGTTCACGGTGGCGCCCCCCAGTGGCTGGAGCAGAACCAACAGCAGCCTCAACATGCACCAGCTCCACAACCTAATGAG CAGGCCCCTGGTCCTGGGCAGGGGGTAGCTGAAAACCAGCCTGCTCCTGTTGCAGCTGAGCCCCCGGCGGACAATGGTCCAGCGGCTGAGGTCCCCGATATCCAGATGGACCCGGCAGAGGACATGGAGCTGGAGGACgaggctggggctgaggatgTAGCGGATGCCAACAATGGAGCACAAG ATGACATGAATTGGAATGCCCTGGAATGGGACCGGGCAGCAGAGGAGCTAACATGGGAGAGG ATGCTCGGTCTTGATGGCTCCTTGGTTTTCCTG GAGCATGTCTTCTGGGTGGTCTCACTAAACACACTCTTCATTCTGGTGTTCG CTTTCTGCCCGTATCATATTGGTCATTTCACAGTTGTGGGACTTGGCTTTGAGGAAAAT GTGCGGGCTTCCCATTTCGAAGGCCTCATCACCACCATCGTGGGCTACATCCTCCTGGCCATGCTATTAATACTGTGCCAT GGATTGGCAGCGCTGGTGAGATTTCAAAGATCCAGACACCTTTTAGGAGTGTGCTACATTGTTGTCAAG GTATCCCTGCTGGTAGTCGTGGAGATCGGTGTATTCCCTCTCATCTGTGGCTGGTGGCTCGACATCTGCTCACTG GAGATGTTTGATGCCTCTCTGAAGGACAGAGAGCTGAGTTTTGACTCTGCTCCCGGCACCACCATGTTCCTCCACTGGCTTGTAGGGATGGTCTACGTCTTCTACTTTGCCTCGTTCATCCTCTTACTGCGAGAG GTGCTGAGACCCGGTGTTTTATGGTTTCTCAGAAACCTGAACGATCCTGATTTTAATCCTGTTCAAGAAATGATTCACCTGCCAATATACAGACATCTCAGAAGATTCATTTTATCGGTG GTGGTGTTTGGCTCCATAGTTTTGCTAATGTTGTGGCTTCCCATAAGGACGATCAAACTCATCCTCCCAGCCTTCCTCCCATACAATGTTATGCTGTACAG TGATGCTCCAGTCAGTGAGCTGTCtctggagctgctgctgctgcaggtgGTTCTGCCTGCGCTGCTGGAACAGGGTCACACACGCCAGTGGCTCAAAGGCCTGGTCAGAGCCTGGACCGTTACTGCCGGATACCTGCT AGACCTCCACTCGTACCTGTTGGGTGACCAGGAGGAGAATGACGATGATGCGGACCAGCAGGCCAATAACAACCAGCAGAGGAGGAATAACAACAACGCCATCCCTGAGGGGCTGCACGCTGCCCACCAGGCTATCCTCCAGCAGGGAGGTCCTGTGGGTGTCCAGCCCTACCACCGGCCCATGAAGTTCACCTTTAGG ATTGTGCTCCTGATCGTGTTCATGTGTGTGACACTGCTGGTGGCCAGTCTGGCGTGCCTTACGTTGCCAG TATTCACCGGCCGGTACCTGATGTCCTTCTGGACGGGCAGCGCTAAGATCCACGAGCTGTACACGGCAGCGTGCGGCCTATACGTGTGCTGGCTGTCCATCAGGGTCATCACCGTGCTGCTGTCCTGGATGCCCCAGGGCAGGAGGGCCATTCTGCTCAAGGTCCAGGAGTGGACCCTCATGGTAATGCTCTGCAACACG ATCCTGAAGACAGTGGTCGTAGCTGTGTTGCTGGCTGGCGCCATCCCTCTCCTGCTGGGCTTGCTGTTTGAGATGGTCATTGTAGCCCCTCTCAGGGTGCCGCTGGACCAGACACCACTCTTCTACCCCTGGCAG GACTGGGCTCTCGGAGTGCTCCATGCCAAAATCATCGCCGCCATTACTCTGATGGGTCCCCAGTGGTGGCTGAAAACAGTGATCGAGCAG GTGTACGCTAATGGAATTCGCAACATCGATCTCCATTTCATCATCCGTAAGCTGGCTGCTCCGGTTATCTGTGTGCTActggtgtctctctgtgtgcccTATGTCATCTCTGCTGGCATCGTCCCCATCGTAGCTCAGTATTCCCCAG GAGTTACCATGGAGATGCAGAATTTGGTGCAGAGGAGAATCTACCCGTTCCTGCTCATGGTCGTCATGCTGCTGGGAATCCTCTCATTCCAAATCCGTCAATTTAAGCGCCTTTACGAACACATTAAGAATGACAA GTACCTGGTTGGACAGAGACTGGTGAACTATGAACGCAAGGCAGCAGGCAGAAGCAGTACAGCCACACACAGCAGCTCTTCCCAGGAGTAG
- the LOC115157058 gene encoding E3 ubiquitin-protein ligase MARCH6 isoform X3 has protein sequence MDTAEEGDICRVCRSEGTPDKPLYHPCVCTGSIKFIHQECLVQWLKHSRKEYCELCKHRFAFTPIYSPDMPSRLPVQDIFAGLLTSVGTAIRYWFHYTLVAFAWLGVVPLTACRIYKCLFTGSVSSLLTLPLDMLSTENLLADCLQGCFVVTCTLCAFISLVWLREQIVHGGAPQWLEQNQQQPQHAPAPQPNEQAPGPGQGVAENQPAPVAAEPPADNGPAAEVPDIQMDPAEDMELEDEAGAEDVADANNGAQDDMNWNALEWDRAAEELTWERMLGLDGSLVFLEHVFWVVSLNTLFILVFAFCPYHIGHFTVVGLGFEENVRASHFEGLITTIVGYILLAMLLILCHGLAALVRFQRSRHLLGVCYIVVKVSLLVVVEIGVFPLICGWWLDICSLEMFDASLKDRELSFDSAPGTTMFLHWLVGMVYVFYFASFILLLREVLRPGVLWFLRNLNDPDFNPVQEMIHLPIYRHLRRFILSVVVFGSIVLLMLWLPIRTIKLILPAFLPYNVMLYSDAPVSELSLELLLLQVVLPALLEQGHTRQWLKGLVRAWTVTAGYLLDLHSYLLGDQEENDDDADQQANNNQQRRNNNNAIPEGLHAAHQAILQQGGPVGVQPYHRPMKFTFRIVLLIVFMCVTLLVASLACLTLPVFTGRYLMSFWTGSAKIHELYTAACGLYVCWLSIRVITVLLSWMPQGRRAILLKVQEWTLMILKTVVVAVLLAGAIPLLLGLLFEMVIVAPLRVPLDQTPLFYPWQDWALGVLHAKIIAAITLMGPQWWLKTVIEQVYANGIRNIDLHFIIRKLAAPVICVLLVSLCVPYVISAGIVPIVAQYSPGVTMEMQNLVQRRIYPFLLMVVMLLGILSFQIRQFKRLYEHIKNDKYLVGQRLVNYERKAAGRSSTATHSSSSQE, from the exons ATGGACACCGCCGAGGAAG GGGATATATGCCGGGTCTGCCGGTCTGAAGGAACCCCGGACAAGCCACTATATCACCCGTGTGTTTGCACAGGAAGTATAAAATTCATCCACCAAGAATG CTTGGTACAATGGCTAAAACACAGCAGAAAAGAATACTGCGAGTTATGCAAACACAGATTTGCTTTTACACCAA TCTATTCTCCAGACATGCCTTCCCGGCTGCCTGTCCAGGACATATTTGCGGGGTTGCTGACGAGTGTAGGCACAGCTATTAGATACTGGTTTCACTACACACTAGTGGCTTTTGCTTGGCTGGGAGTGGTTCCTCTCACAGCAT GTCGCATCTACAAGTGTCTGTTTACCGGCTCTGTGAGCTCACTCCTCACCCTGCCATTAGATATGCTTTCTAC AGAGAACTTGCTGGCGGACTGCTTGCAGGGTTGTTTCGTGGTGACGTGTACGCTCTGCGCCTTCATCAGTCTGGTGTGGCTGCGGGAGCAGATTGTTCACGGTGGCGCCCCCCAGTGGCTGGAGCAGAACCAACAGCAGCCTCAACATGCACCAGCTCCACAACCTAATGAG CAGGCCCCTGGTCCTGGGCAGGGGGTAGCTGAAAACCAGCCTGCTCCTGTTGCAGCTGAGCCCCCGGCGGACAATGGTCCAGCGGCTGAGGTCCCCGATATCCAGATGGACCCGGCAGAGGACATGGAGCTGGAGGACgaggctggggctgaggatgTAGCGGATGCCAACAATGGAGCACAAG ATGACATGAATTGGAATGCCCTGGAATGGGACCGGGCAGCAGAGGAGCTAACATGGGAGAGG ATGCTCGGTCTTGATGGCTCCTTGGTTTTCCTG GAGCATGTCTTCTGGGTGGTCTCACTAAACACACTCTTCATTCTGGTGTTCG CTTTCTGCCCGTATCATATTGGTCATTTCACAGTTGTGGGACTTGGCTTTGAGGAAAAT GTGCGGGCTTCCCATTTCGAAGGCCTCATCACCACCATCGTGGGCTACATCCTCCTGGCCATGCTATTAATACTGTGCCAT GGATTGGCAGCGCTGGTGAGATTTCAAAGATCCAGACACCTTTTAGGAGTGTGCTACATTGTTGTCAAG GTATCCCTGCTGGTAGTCGTGGAGATCGGTGTATTCCCTCTCATCTGTGGCTGGTGGCTCGACATCTGCTCACTG GAGATGTTTGATGCCTCTCTGAAGGACAGAGAGCTGAGTTTTGACTCTGCTCCCGGCACCACCATGTTCCTCCACTGGCTTGTAGGGATGGTCTACGTCTTCTACTTTGCCTCGTTCATCCTCTTACTGCGAGAG GTGCTGAGACCCGGTGTTTTATGGTTTCTCAGAAACCTGAACGATCCTGATTTTAATCCTGTTCAAGAAATGATTCACCTGCCAATATACAGACATCTCAGAAGATTCATTTTATCGGTG GTGGTGTTTGGCTCCATAGTTTTGCTAATGTTGTGGCTTCCCATAAGGACGATCAAACTCATCCTCCCAGCCTTCCTCCCATACAATGTTATGCTGTACAG TGATGCTCCAGTCAGTGAGCTGTCtctggagctgctgctgctgcaggtgGTTCTGCCTGCGCTGCTGGAACAGGGTCACACACGCCAGTGGCTCAAAGGCCTGGTCAGAGCCTGGACCGTTACTGCCGGATACCTGCT AGACCTCCACTCGTACCTGTTGGGTGACCAGGAGGAGAATGACGATGATGCGGACCAGCAGGCCAATAACAACCAGCAGAGGAGGAATAACAACAACGCCATCCCTGAGGGGCTGCACGCTGCCCACCAGGCTATCCTCCAGCAGGGAGGTCCTGTGGGTGTCCAGCCCTACCACCGGCCCATGAAGTTCACCTTTAGG ATTGTGCTCCTGATCGTGTTCATGTGTGTGACACTGCTGGTGGCCAGTCTGGCGTGCCTTACGTTGCCAG TATTCACCGGCCGGTACCTGATGTCCTTCTGGACGGGCAGCGCTAAGATCCACGAGCTGTACACGGCAGCGTGCGGCCTATACGTGTGCTGGCTGTCCATCAGGGTCATCACCGTGCTGCTGTCCTGGATGCCCCAGGGCAGGAGGGCCATTCTGCTCAAGGTCCAGGAGTGGACCCTCATG ATCCTGAAGACAGTGGTCGTAGCTGTGTTGCTGGCTGGCGCCATCCCTCTCCTGCTGGGCTTGCTGTTTGAGATGGTCATTGTAGCCCCTCTCAGGGTGCCGCTGGACCAGACACCACTCTTCTACCCCTGGCAG GACTGGGCTCTCGGAGTGCTCCATGCCAAAATCATCGCCGCCATTACTCTGATGGGTCCCCAGTGGTGGCTGAAAACAGTGATCGAGCAG GTGTACGCTAATGGAATTCGCAACATCGATCTCCATTTCATCATCCGTAAGCTGGCTGCTCCGGTTATCTGTGTGCTActggtgtctctctgtgtgcccTATGTCATCTCTGCTGGCATCGTCCCCATCGTAGCTCAGTATTCCCCAG GAGTTACCATGGAGATGCAGAATTTGGTGCAGAGGAGAATCTACCCGTTCCTGCTCATGGTCGTCATGCTGCTGGGAATCCTCTCATTCCAAATCCGTCAATTTAAGCGCCTTTACGAACACATTAAGAATGACAA GTACCTGGTTGGACAGAGACTGGTGAACTATGAACGCAAGGCAGCAGGCAGAAGCAGTACAGCCACACACAGCAGCTCTTCCCAGGAGTAG
- the LOC115157058 gene encoding E3 ubiquitin-protein ligase MARCH6 isoform X2, with protein MDTAEEGDICRVCRSEGTPDKPLYHPCVCTGSIKFIHQECLVQWLKHSRKEYCELCKHRFAFTPIYSPDMPSRLPVQDIFAGLLTSVGTAIRYWFHYTLVAFAWLGVVPLTACRIYKCLFTGSVSSLLTLPLDMLSTENLLADCLQGCFVVTCTLCAFISLVWLREQIVHGGAPQWLEQNQQQPQHAPAPQPNEAPGPGQGVAENQPAPVAAEPPADNGPAAEVPDIQMDPAEDMELEDEAGAEDVADANNGAQDDMNWNALEWDRAAEELTWERMLGLDGSLVFLEHVFWVVSLNTLFILVFAFCPYHIGHFTVVGLGFEENVRASHFEGLITTIVGYILLAMLLILCHGLAALVRFQRSRHLLGVCYIVVKVSLLVVVEIGVFPLICGWWLDICSLEMFDASLKDRELSFDSAPGTTMFLHWLVGMVYVFYFASFILLLREVLRPGVLWFLRNLNDPDFNPVQEMIHLPIYRHLRRFILSVVVFGSIVLLMLWLPIRTIKLILPAFLPYNVMLYSDAPVSELSLELLLLQVVLPALLEQGHTRQWLKGLVRAWTVTAGYLLDLHSYLLGDQEENDDDADQQANNNQQRRNNNNAIPEGLHAAHQAILQQGGPVGVQPYHRPMKFTFRIVLLIVFMCVTLLVASLACLTLPVFTGRYLMSFWTGSAKIHELYTAACGLYVCWLSIRVITVLLSWMPQGRRAILLKVQEWTLMVMLCNTILKTVVVAVLLAGAIPLLLGLLFEMVIVAPLRVPLDQTPLFYPWQDWALGVLHAKIIAAITLMGPQWWLKTVIEQVYANGIRNIDLHFIIRKLAAPVICVLLVSLCVPYVISAGIVPIVAQYSPGVTMEMQNLVQRRIYPFLLMVVMLLGILSFQIRQFKRLYEHIKNDKYLVGQRLVNYERKAAGRSSTATHSSSSQE; from the exons ATGGACACCGCCGAGGAAG GGGATATATGCCGGGTCTGCCGGTCTGAAGGAACCCCGGACAAGCCACTATATCACCCGTGTGTTTGCACAGGAAGTATAAAATTCATCCACCAAGAATG CTTGGTACAATGGCTAAAACACAGCAGAAAAGAATACTGCGAGTTATGCAAACACAGATTTGCTTTTACACCAA TCTATTCTCCAGACATGCCTTCCCGGCTGCCTGTCCAGGACATATTTGCGGGGTTGCTGACGAGTGTAGGCACAGCTATTAGATACTGGTTTCACTACACACTAGTGGCTTTTGCTTGGCTGGGAGTGGTTCCTCTCACAGCAT GTCGCATCTACAAGTGTCTGTTTACCGGCTCTGTGAGCTCACTCCTCACCCTGCCATTAGATATGCTTTCTAC AGAGAACTTGCTGGCGGACTGCTTGCAGGGTTGTTTCGTGGTGACGTGTACGCTCTGCGCCTTCATCAGTCTGGTGTGGCTGCGGGAGCAGATTGTTCACGGTGGCGCCCCCCAGTGGCTGGAGCAGAACCAACAGCAGCCTCAACATGCACCAGCTCCACAACCTAATGAG GCCCCTGGTCCTGGGCAGGGGGTAGCTGAAAACCAGCCTGCTCCTGTTGCAGCTGAGCCCCCGGCGGACAATGGTCCAGCGGCTGAGGTCCCCGATATCCAGATGGACCCGGCAGAGGACATGGAGCTGGAGGACgaggctggggctgaggatgTAGCGGATGCCAACAATGGAGCACAAG ATGACATGAATTGGAATGCCCTGGAATGGGACCGGGCAGCAGAGGAGCTAACATGGGAGAGG ATGCTCGGTCTTGATGGCTCCTTGGTTTTCCTG GAGCATGTCTTCTGGGTGGTCTCACTAAACACACTCTTCATTCTGGTGTTCG CTTTCTGCCCGTATCATATTGGTCATTTCACAGTTGTGGGACTTGGCTTTGAGGAAAAT GTGCGGGCTTCCCATTTCGAAGGCCTCATCACCACCATCGTGGGCTACATCCTCCTGGCCATGCTATTAATACTGTGCCAT GGATTGGCAGCGCTGGTGAGATTTCAAAGATCCAGACACCTTTTAGGAGTGTGCTACATTGTTGTCAAG GTATCCCTGCTGGTAGTCGTGGAGATCGGTGTATTCCCTCTCATCTGTGGCTGGTGGCTCGACATCTGCTCACTG GAGATGTTTGATGCCTCTCTGAAGGACAGAGAGCTGAGTTTTGACTCTGCTCCCGGCACCACCATGTTCCTCCACTGGCTTGTAGGGATGGTCTACGTCTTCTACTTTGCCTCGTTCATCCTCTTACTGCGAGAG GTGCTGAGACCCGGTGTTTTATGGTTTCTCAGAAACCTGAACGATCCTGATTTTAATCCTGTTCAAGAAATGATTCACCTGCCAATATACAGACATCTCAGAAGATTCATTTTATCGGTG GTGGTGTTTGGCTCCATAGTTTTGCTAATGTTGTGGCTTCCCATAAGGACGATCAAACTCATCCTCCCAGCCTTCCTCCCATACAATGTTATGCTGTACAG TGATGCTCCAGTCAGTGAGCTGTCtctggagctgctgctgctgcaggtgGTTCTGCCTGCGCTGCTGGAACAGGGTCACACACGCCAGTGGCTCAAAGGCCTGGTCAGAGCCTGGACCGTTACTGCCGGATACCTGCT AGACCTCCACTCGTACCTGTTGGGTGACCAGGAGGAGAATGACGATGATGCGGACCAGCAGGCCAATAACAACCAGCAGAGGAGGAATAACAACAACGCCATCCCTGAGGGGCTGCACGCTGCCCACCAGGCTATCCTCCAGCAGGGAGGTCCTGTGGGTGTCCAGCCCTACCACCGGCCCATGAAGTTCACCTTTAGG ATTGTGCTCCTGATCGTGTTCATGTGTGTGACACTGCTGGTGGCCAGTCTGGCGTGCCTTACGTTGCCAG TATTCACCGGCCGGTACCTGATGTCCTTCTGGACGGGCAGCGCTAAGATCCACGAGCTGTACACGGCAGCGTGCGGCCTATACGTGTGCTGGCTGTCCATCAGGGTCATCACCGTGCTGCTGTCCTGGATGCCCCAGGGCAGGAGGGCCATTCTGCTCAAGGTCCAGGAGTGGACCCTCATGGTAATGCTCTGCAACACG ATCCTGAAGACAGTGGTCGTAGCTGTGTTGCTGGCTGGCGCCATCCCTCTCCTGCTGGGCTTGCTGTTTGAGATGGTCATTGTAGCCCCTCTCAGGGTGCCGCTGGACCAGACACCACTCTTCTACCCCTGGCAG GACTGGGCTCTCGGAGTGCTCCATGCCAAAATCATCGCCGCCATTACTCTGATGGGTCCCCAGTGGTGGCTGAAAACAGTGATCGAGCAG GTGTACGCTAATGGAATTCGCAACATCGATCTCCATTTCATCATCCGTAAGCTGGCTGCTCCGGTTATCTGTGTGCTActggtgtctctctgtgtgcccTATGTCATCTCTGCTGGCATCGTCCCCATCGTAGCTCAGTATTCCCCAG GAGTTACCATGGAGATGCAGAATTTGGTGCAGAGGAGAATCTACCCGTTCCTGCTCATGGTCGTCATGCTGCTGGGAATCCTCTCATTCCAAATCCGTCAATTTAAGCGCCTTTACGAACACATTAAGAATGACAA GTACCTGGTTGGACAGAGACTGGTGAACTATGAACGCAAGGCAGCAGGCAGAAGCAGTACAGCCACACACAGCAGCTCTTCCCAGGAGTAG
- the LOC115157058 gene encoding E3 ubiquitin-protein ligase MARCH6 isoform X4, translating into MDTAEEGDICRVCRSEGTPDKPLYHPCVCTGSIKFIHQECLVQWLKHSRKEYCELCKHRFAFTPIYSPDMPSRLPVQDIFAGLLTSVGTAIRYWFHYTLVAFAWLGVVPLTACRIYKCLFTGSVSSLLTLPLDMLSTENLLADCLQGCFVVTCTLCAFISLVWLREQIVHGGAPQWLEQNQQQPQHAPAPQPNEAPGPGQGVAENQPAPVAAEPPADNGPAAEVPDIQMDPAEDMELEDEAGAEDVADANNGAQDDMNWNALEWDRAAEELTWERMLGLDGSLVFLEHVFWVVSLNTLFILVFAFCPYHIGHFTVVGLGFEENVRASHFEGLITTIVGYILLAMLLILCHGLAALVRFQRSRHLLGVCYIVVKVSLLVVVEIGVFPLICGWWLDICSLEMFDASLKDRELSFDSAPGTTMFLHWLVGMVYVFYFASFILLLREVLRPGVLWFLRNLNDPDFNPVQEMIHLPIYRHLRRFILSVVVFGSIVLLMLWLPIRTIKLILPAFLPYNVMLYSDAPVSELSLELLLLQVVLPALLEQGHTRQWLKGLVRAWTVTAGYLLDLHSYLLGDQEENDDDADQQANNNQQRRNNNNAIPEGLHAAHQAILQQGGPVGVQPYHRPMKFTFRIVLLIVFMCVTLLVASLACLTLPVFTGRYLMSFWTGSAKIHELYTAACGLYVCWLSIRVITVLLSWMPQGRRAILLKVQEWTLMILKTVVVAVLLAGAIPLLLGLLFEMVIVAPLRVPLDQTPLFYPWQDWALGVLHAKIIAAITLMGPQWWLKTVIEQVYANGIRNIDLHFIIRKLAAPVICVLLVSLCVPYVISAGIVPIVAQYSPGVTMEMQNLVQRRIYPFLLMVVMLLGILSFQIRQFKRLYEHIKNDKYLVGQRLVNYERKAAGRSSTATHSSSSQE; encoded by the exons ATGGACACCGCCGAGGAAG GGGATATATGCCGGGTCTGCCGGTCTGAAGGAACCCCGGACAAGCCACTATATCACCCGTGTGTTTGCACAGGAAGTATAAAATTCATCCACCAAGAATG CTTGGTACAATGGCTAAAACACAGCAGAAAAGAATACTGCGAGTTATGCAAACACAGATTTGCTTTTACACCAA TCTATTCTCCAGACATGCCTTCCCGGCTGCCTGTCCAGGACATATTTGCGGGGTTGCTGACGAGTGTAGGCACAGCTATTAGATACTGGTTTCACTACACACTAGTGGCTTTTGCTTGGCTGGGAGTGGTTCCTCTCACAGCAT GTCGCATCTACAAGTGTCTGTTTACCGGCTCTGTGAGCTCACTCCTCACCCTGCCATTAGATATGCTTTCTAC AGAGAACTTGCTGGCGGACTGCTTGCAGGGTTGTTTCGTGGTGACGTGTACGCTCTGCGCCTTCATCAGTCTGGTGTGGCTGCGGGAGCAGATTGTTCACGGTGGCGCCCCCCAGTGGCTGGAGCAGAACCAACAGCAGCCTCAACATGCACCAGCTCCACAACCTAATGAG GCCCCTGGTCCTGGGCAGGGGGTAGCTGAAAACCAGCCTGCTCCTGTTGCAGCTGAGCCCCCGGCGGACAATGGTCCAGCGGCTGAGGTCCCCGATATCCAGATGGACCCGGCAGAGGACATGGAGCTGGAGGACgaggctggggctgaggatgTAGCGGATGCCAACAATGGAGCACAAG ATGACATGAATTGGAATGCCCTGGAATGGGACCGGGCAGCAGAGGAGCTAACATGGGAGAGG ATGCTCGGTCTTGATGGCTCCTTGGTTTTCCTG GAGCATGTCTTCTGGGTGGTCTCACTAAACACACTCTTCATTCTGGTGTTCG CTTTCTGCCCGTATCATATTGGTCATTTCACAGTTGTGGGACTTGGCTTTGAGGAAAAT GTGCGGGCTTCCCATTTCGAAGGCCTCATCACCACCATCGTGGGCTACATCCTCCTGGCCATGCTATTAATACTGTGCCAT GGATTGGCAGCGCTGGTGAGATTTCAAAGATCCAGACACCTTTTAGGAGTGTGCTACATTGTTGTCAAG GTATCCCTGCTGGTAGTCGTGGAGATCGGTGTATTCCCTCTCATCTGTGGCTGGTGGCTCGACATCTGCTCACTG GAGATGTTTGATGCCTCTCTGAAGGACAGAGAGCTGAGTTTTGACTCTGCTCCCGGCACCACCATGTTCCTCCACTGGCTTGTAGGGATGGTCTACGTCTTCTACTTTGCCTCGTTCATCCTCTTACTGCGAGAG GTGCTGAGACCCGGTGTTTTATGGTTTCTCAGAAACCTGAACGATCCTGATTTTAATCCTGTTCAAGAAATGATTCACCTGCCAATATACAGACATCTCAGAAGATTCATTTTATCGGTG GTGGTGTTTGGCTCCATAGTTTTGCTAATGTTGTGGCTTCCCATAAGGACGATCAAACTCATCCTCCCAGCCTTCCTCCCATACAATGTTATGCTGTACAG TGATGCTCCAGTCAGTGAGCTGTCtctggagctgctgctgctgcaggtgGTTCTGCCTGCGCTGCTGGAACAGGGTCACACACGCCAGTGGCTCAAAGGCCTGGTCAGAGCCTGGACCGTTACTGCCGGATACCTGCT AGACCTCCACTCGTACCTGTTGGGTGACCAGGAGGAGAATGACGATGATGCGGACCAGCAGGCCAATAACAACCAGCAGAGGAGGAATAACAACAACGCCATCCCTGAGGGGCTGCACGCTGCCCACCAGGCTATCCTCCAGCAGGGAGGTCCTGTGGGTGTCCAGCCCTACCACCGGCCCATGAAGTTCACCTTTAGG ATTGTGCTCCTGATCGTGTTCATGTGTGTGACACTGCTGGTGGCCAGTCTGGCGTGCCTTACGTTGCCAG TATTCACCGGCCGGTACCTGATGTCCTTCTGGACGGGCAGCGCTAAGATCCACGAGCTGTACACGGCAGCGTGCGGCCTATACGTGTGCTGGCTGTCCATCAGGGTCATCACCGTGCTGCTGTCCTGGATGCCCCAGGGCAGGAGGGCCATTCTGCTCAAGGTCCAGGAGTGGACCCTCATG ATCCTGAAGACAGTGGTCGTAGCTGTGTTGCTGGCTGGCGCCATCCCTCTCCTGCTGGGCTTGCTGTTTGAGATGGTCATTGTAGCCCCTCTCAGGGTGCCGCTGGACCAGACACCACTCTTCTACCCCTGGCAG GACTGGGCTCTCGGAGTGCTCCATGCCAAAATCATCGCCGCCATTACTCTGATGGGTCCCCAGTGGTGGCTGAAAACAGTGATCGAGCAG GTGTACGCTAATGGAATTCGCAACATCGATCTCCATTTCATCATCCGTAAGCTGGCTGCTCCGGTTATCTGTGTGCTActggtgtctctctgtgtgcccTATGTCATCTCTGCTGGCATCGTCCCCATCGTAGCTCAGTATTCCCCAG GAGTTACCATGGAGATGCAGAATTTGGTGCAGAGGAGAATCTACCCGTTCCTGCTCATGGTCGTCATGCTGCTGGGAATCCTCTCATTCCAAATCCGTCAATTTAAGCGCCTTTACGAACACATTAAGAATGACAA GTACCTGGTTGGACAGAGACTGGTGAACTATGAACGCAAGGCAGCAGGCAGAAGCAGTACAGCCACACACAGCAGCTCTTCCCAGGAGTAG